The Pirellulales bacterium genome has a segment encoding these proteins:
- a CDS encoding beta-ketoacyl-[acyl-carrier-protein] synthase family protein — translation MIARSDTQRIVITGVGLTAPGANSLREFRHNLLAGRSGVRSYDIRYVGKTVAGVCDFDELRHQKKKEVRRGTRAGSIGIYCAHEAIVDSGLDWPNIDKSVVGIYIGVTEHGNVETENEIFQLKSFDYDTKFWSHHHNPRTVANNPAGEISLNLGITGPHYTIGAACAAGNAGLIQGAQMLLLGECDVALAGGVSESIHTFGIFASFKAQGALAAHDDPTKASRPFDADRNGIVVAEGGCLYVLERMSDAVDRGAKIYGEVVGWAINSDASDFVMPNPDRQAECVQSALKRCGMSADEIDIVSTHATGTMSGDVQECEALRKVFGGSDRVRFNNTKSFIGHAMGAAGALELAGNISAFDDGVCHSTINLERPDPECLLEGLVAGDPQERNRVGTILNNSFGMLGINSVVIIKKV, via the coding sequence ATGATTGCCCGGTCCGATACCCAAAGGATTGTTATTACTGGAGTTGGGTTGACCGCGCCGGGTGCGAATTCCTTGCGCGAATTCAGGCACAATTTGCTGGCTGGCCGTAGCGGAGTGCGGAGTTACGATATTCGCTATGTGGGAAAAACCGTGGCCGGTGTGTGTGATTTCGACGAACTGCGTCATCAAAAGAAAAAGGAGGTCCGCCGCGGCACAAGAGCCGGCAGTATTGGGATTTACTGTGCCCACGAAGCGATCGTCGATTCGGGGTTGGATTGGCCGAATATTGATAAATCGGTGGTTGGCATCTACATCGGTGTTACCGAACACGGCAATGTTGAGACCGAGAACGAAATTTTTCAATTGAAATCATTCGACTACGACACGAAGTTTTGGTCGCACCACCACAATCCACGAACAGTCGCCAACAATCCGGCGGGAGAAATTTCACTGAATCTGGGCATCACAGGACCACATTACACGATTGGAGCGGCCTGCGCGGCGGGAAACGCGGGACTGATTCAAGGCGCGCAGATGCTGCTGCTCGGCGAGTGCGACGTGGCGCTGGCGGGCGGTGTGTCGGAGAGTATACATACGTTTGGCATTTTTGCGAGTTTCAAAGCCCAGGGGGCGCTGGCCGCGCACGACGACCCGACCAAAGCCTCACGTCCGTTTGATGCTGATCGCAATGGCATTGTGGTCGCCGAAGGGGGCTGCTTGTACGTGCTCGAGCGAATGAGCGACGCAGTGGACCGCGGGGCAAAGATTTATGGCGAAGTCGTCGGTTGGGCGATCAACAGCGATGCCAGCGATTTCGTCATGCCAAATCCAGATCGTCAAGCGGAGTGTGTTCAAAGTGCCCTCAAGCGCTGCGGCATGTCGGCCGACGAAATAGACATTGTCAGCACGCATGCCACGGGCACCATGTCAGGCGACGTCCAAGAATGCGAAGCGCTCCGAAAAGTGTTCGGCGGCAGCGATCGAGTGCGGTTCAATAATACGAAGAGTTTCATTGGACACGCCATGGGGGCGGCTGGCGCACTGGAATTGGCTGGAAACATTTCGGCTTTCGACGATGGGGTGTGTCATTCGACCATTAATCTCGAACGTCCCGATCCCGAATGCCTCCTTGAAGGACTGGTCGCCGGCGATCCGCAAGAACGAAACCGCGTCGGAACGATTCTGAACAATTCTTTCGGGATGCTTGGAATCAATTCGGTGGTAATTATCAAGAAGGTGTGA